A region of Mammaliicoccus sp. Dog046 DNA encodes the following proteins:
- a CDS encoding ATP-binding protein, translating to MRIKSLEIYGYGQLMSRKIKFDQSFMQIYGENEAGKSTIQAFIHSILFGFPTKKENEPRLEPRLGNQYGGKLELDFEGQKVEVERVKGRVTGDVKVYLSNGKVKDEEWLKQKLNYINKKTYQGIFSFNVLGLQDIHKNLTEDQLQMYLLQAGALGSTEFTGMSDLMQAEKETLYKKNGKNPTLNVQLEQLNDLEIKIKNEEKKLGEYERLQDEREKVSRRLNQLKDNVSKLSQRLAEKEKEITLHNDVSEWKKLEGSLNIEPLEFPEQGIERYESAVRSNESIKRDLTLRNEKLGQVVHTLENVKVMSERDEKALNSIRQRESDIKEKHQELKQLNKVIDDAERDNELLRQDIGWNEEFLDVDTSEAMKTYIAEVNRTKDENVADREQIKRSLNQLEIERDRYNHNIDRLHNNLVSDENYEQKKVYNQKALELGEKKSLYKKMEESFIKQKEENERRSKRNKMISSISGIVLIAIAVYAFFAAQIVFSAIFAVIGIVLLVLPFFFKTKALDHDQAFSNEIDELEDKVKHLKQFYDLDFNLEEQTKFRQELEGYYQSQEILTTKQSELTKELEQVESVIEQKDKELNETKAQIHVSRQLSSQLLNDALTTIKKIKQNRSEITRLSKLRDEKNDEIEAFYREADSIVSHAGMHYQKLSLFHDVKQALDEHQKEFNIQSRNNEHKSLLTNEIQALKDRLNENNSVIQSLFNFINVEDEESYYRHHKSYLSYNENMERFTYLSELLTNHNYDYDKNTQLSYMTKTDIEQERDQLESQVDEYNDNYLNVQAELSDLNANISHMETDETLSALRHEYHLLKEKVNETANDWAALSYLQNLVEAHITQIKDKRLPYVVKDATDILNELTEGRYNQVIYQEQNVQVRHQNGQVFHPTELSQSTKELLYIALRFSLIKSLHKYYPFPIIVDDAFVHFDKHRKDLMIKYLMRMSKDIQILYFTCNKDQNVPQKQTITLTKIEGARAK from the coding sequence ATGAGAATAAAATCATTAGAAATTTATGGCTATGGCCAACTCATGTCTAGAAAAATTAAATTCGATCAAAGTTTTATGCAAATATATGGTGAAAATGAAGCCGGTAAATCTACAATACAAGCATTTATTCATTCGATATTATTCGGTTTTCCTACAAAGAAAGAAAACGAACCAAGATTAGAACCGAGATTAGGCAATCAATATGGTGGTAAGTTAGAACTTGATTTTGAGGGACAGAAAGTCGAAGTTGAAAGAGTGAAAGGCCGTGTGACTGGCGATGTGAAAGTATACTTGTCGAACGGTAAAGTTAAAGATGAAGAATGGCTCAAACAGAAGTTGAATTATATCAATAAGAAAACGTATCAAGGTATATTTTCATTTAATGTACTCGGCCTTCAAGATATTCATAAGAATTTAACTGAAGACCAATTACAAATGTATTTGTTACAAGCAGGTGCACTTGGATCAACTGAATTTACGGGTATGAGCGATTTAATGCAAGCTGAGAAGGAAACTTTATATAAGAAAAATGGTAAAAACCCGACATTAAATGTTCAATTAGAACAATTGAATGATTTAGAGATTAAAATTAAAAATGAAGAAAAGAAACTTGGCGAGTACGAAAGACTTCAAGATGAGCGTGAAAAAGTTTCTAGACGATTAAATCAATTAAAAGATAATGTAAGTAAATTGAGTCAAAGACTTGCCGAGAAAGAAAAAGAAATTACATTGCATAATGATGTTTCTGAATGGAAGAAGCTTGAAGGTTCTTTAAACATTGAACCACTTGAGTTTCCTGAGCAAGGTATAGAACGCTATGAGTCTGCAGTTAGATCTAATGAAAGTATTAAGCGTGACTTAACGTTACGAAATGAGAAACTAGGACAAGTCGTACATACATTAGAAAATGTAAAAGTCATGTCCGAAAGAGATGAAAAAGCACTTAATAGCATAAGACAGAGAGAATCTGATATTAAAGAAAAGCATCAAGAATTAAAACAATTAAATAAAGTGATTGATGATGCTGAACGAGATAATGAGTTATTAAGACAAGATATTGGTTGGAATGAAGAATTTCTTGATGTTGATACTTCTGAAGCGATGAAGACGTACATCGCAGAAGTGAATAGAACGAAAGATGAAAATGTTGCTGACAGAGAACAAATCAAACGTTCATTGAATCAATTAGAAATTGAGAGAGACAGATACAACCATAATATTGATCGATTACATAATAACCTTGTATCTGATGAAAACTATGAGCAGAAGAAAGTCTACAATCAAAAAGCGTTAGAACTAGGTGAGAAAAAATCACTTTATAAAAAAATGGAAGAATCATTTATTAAACAAAAAGAAGAAAATGAACGTAGAAGCAAACGAAATAAAATGATTTCAAGTATCAGTGGTATAGTACTCATTGCGATTGCAGTATATGCTTTCTTTGCTGCACAGATTGTATTTAGTGCGATATTTGCTGTTATAGGTATTGTATTGCTCGTTCTCCCATTTTTCTTTAAAACAAAGGCATTAGATCATGACCAAGCCTTTTCAAATGAAATAGATGAATTAGAGGATAAAGTTAAACACCTTAAGCAATTCTATGACCTAGATTTTAATTTAGAAGAGCAAACCAAATTCAGACAAGAATTAGAAGGTTATTATCAATCACAAGAAATATTAACTACGAAACAATCTGAATTAACGAAAGAACTTGAACAAGTAGAATCTGTCATTGAACAAAAAGATAAAGAACTTAATGAAACAAAGGCACAGATACATGTTTCACGACAACTTTCATCTCAATTACTCAATGATGCATTAACAACAATTAAAAAGATTAAGCAAAATCGTTCAGAAATCACACGTTTATCTAAATTAAGAGACGAGAAAAATGATGAAATAGAAGCATTTTATCGTGAAGCAGATAGTATTGTAAGTCATGCGGGTATGCATTATCAGAAGTTATCTTTATTCCACGATGTGAAGCAAGCATTAGATGAACATCAAAAGGAATTTAATATTCAATCAAGAAATAATGAACATAAATCATTATTAACAAATGAAATACAAGCTTTAAAAGATCGTTTAAATGAAAACAATTCAGTGATACAATCATTATTCAACTTTATAAATGTTGAAGATGAGGAATCATACTATCGTCATCATAAATCTTATCTTTCATACAATGAAAATATGGAACGATTTACGTATTTATCAGAATTACTCACTAATCATAACTATGATTATGATAAAAACACACAACTGAGTTATATGACTAAGACAGACATAGAACAAGAAAGAGATCAATTAGAATCTCAAGTTGATGAATATAATGATAATTATTTAAATGTACAAGCTGAATTAAGTGACTTAAATGCCAATATTAGTCATATGGAGACTGATGAAACTTTATCTGCTTTAAGACATGAGTATCATTTATTAAAAGAAAAAGTAAATGAAACAGCAAATGACTGGGCAGCACTGAGTTATTTACAGAACTTAGTTGAAGCGCATATTACGCAAATTAAAGATAAACGTTTACCTTATGTTGTTAAAGATGCAACAGATATCTTGAATGAATTAACGGAAGGTAGATATAATCAAGTTATTTATCAAGAACAAAATGTACAAGTAAGACATCAAAATGGTCAAGTGTTCCATCCAACAGAGCTCAGTCAATCAACGAAAGAATTGTTATACATTGCACTAAGATTTAGTTTGATTAAATCATTGCATAAGTATTATCCATTCCCAATTATTGTTGATGATGCATTTGTTCATTTTGATAAGCATCGTAAAGATTTAATGATTAAGTATTTAATGCGTATGTCTAAAGATATACAAATTCTATACTTCACATGTAATAAAGATCAGAATGTACCACAGAAACAAACAATCACTCTGACAAAAATAGAAGGAGCACGAGCTAAATGA
- the yhaM gene encoding 3'-5' exoribonuclease YhaM — translation MKTIETLKPGDSVDHYFLIHRATQGVTAQGKPYMTLYLKDKSGDIEAKVWTVSNEDIQLLIPETIIRVKGDVIDYRGRKQMKVNQFRVAVEEDNVKLENFLEAAPLTIDEMSEEIMTFILDIENAKLQRITRLLLKKYQKEYFTYPAASSNHHNFVSGLSYHVITMLRQAKALCDIYPILNRSLLYSGVILHDLGKVKELSGPVATSYTVEGNLLGHISIVSDEIAQIANEHNIEGEEVMLLRHLVLSHHGKLEYGSPKLPMVKEAEILHFIDNIDARMMMFEKHLKKVEKGQFTERIFALENRQFYKPENLD, via the coding sequence ATGAAAACTATAGAAACGTTAAAGCCAGGAGATTCAGTCGACCATTACTTTTTAATACATCGTGCGACACAAGGTGTTACTGCGCAAGGCAAGCCTTATATGACATTATATTTAAAAGATAAAAGCGGAGACATAGAAGCTAAAGTATGGACTGTATCAAATGAAGATATTCAATTATTGATACCTGAAACAATTATTCGTGTGAAAGGTGATGTCATCGATTATCGCGGACGTAAACAAATGAAAGTGAATCAATTTAGAGTGGCAGTAGAAGAAGATAATGTTAAATTAGAAAACTTCTTAGAAGCGGCGCCATTAACAATTGATGAAATGTCAGAAGAAATTATGACTTTCATATTAGATATTGAAAATGCGAAATTACAACGCATCACAAGACTATTGTTGAAGAAATATCAAAAAGAATACTTCACATATCCAGCAGCAAGTTCAAACCATCATAACTTTGTATCTGGATTGAGCTATCACGTAATAACAATGTTAAGACAAGCGAAAGCATTGTGTGATATCTATCCAATATTGAATAGAAGCTTATTATATAGTGGCGTAATCTTGCATGATTTAGGAAAAGTAAAAGAACTTTCAGGACCAGTTGCTACATCATATACAGTTGAAGGTAACTTGTTAGGACATATTTCAATCGTAAGTGATGAAATCGCTCAAATCGCGAATGAACATAATATTGAAGGCGAAGAAGTAATGCTATTGAGACACTTAGTGTTAAGTCATCACGGTAAATTGGAATACGGTTCACCAAAATTACCTATGGTTAAAGAAGCAGAGATCTTACATTTCATAGATAATATAGATGCGAGAATGATGATGTTCGAAAAACACTTGAAGAAAGTAGAAAAAGGACAATTCACTGAAAGAATATTCGCATTAGAGAACAGACAGTTCTATAAACCAGAAAATCTAGATTAA
- a CDS encoding foldase protein PrsA: MKSIKKIVLPITLSASVLTLGACGNGSNSGDTLVETEAGDVTSQDVLDKMGKSEVAQNAFQIVLNKVLKDKYEDKVDTKKLDEQIDKQIEQYGGKKKFEEALQQEKPGSTVKDFKASQKTAKYQEEFINDAIKVSDKEIEKNSKKGSHILIKVKSGDSKDGLSDKEAKKKAESILKEIKKNPDDFGKIAKKETQDEGTKDKKGSLGFVLKGQMDESFEKALFDLKDNEVSDVVKSQYGYHIIKADKGEPTKKEKASLKEQYRQMKIQKEPKLIINAYKKLLDEYKVDYKDKEIKKSIEDNILNEKALQQQQMQAAQQQSAS; encoded by the coding sequence ATGAAATCAATTAAAAAAATAGTGTTACCGATAACACTATCAGCATCTGTATTAACTTTAGGCGCTTGTGGTAATGGCTCAAACTCAGGAGATACTTTAGTAGAAACTGAAGCTGGTGATGTCACTTCACAAGATGTACTAGACAAAATGGGTAAAAGTGAAGTAGCACAAAATGCCTTTCAAATTGTACTTAACAAAGTCTTAAAAGATAAATACGAAGACAAAGTTGATACAAAGAAATTAGACGAACAAATTGACAAACAGATCGAACAATATGGTGGTAAGAAAAAATTTGAAGAAGCACTTCAACAAGAAAAACCAGGTTCAACTGTAAAAGACTTCAAAGCTTCTCAAAAAACTGCTAAATATCAAGAAGAATTTATCAATGATGCTATAAAAGTATCTGATAAAGAAATTGAGAAAAACAGTAAAAAAGGATCTCATATCTTGATTAAAGTTAAATCTGGAGATTCTAAAGATGGCTTAAGCGATAAAGAAGCTAAGAAAAAAGCTGAAAGTATCCTAAAAGAAATCAAGAAAAATCCAGACGACTTCGGTAAAATCGCTAAAAAAGAAACACAAGATGAAGGTACAAAAGATAAAAAAGGTTCTCTAGGATTTGTACTTAAAGGTCAAATGGATGAATCATTTGAAAAAGCTTTATTCGATCTAAAAGACAATGAAGTTTCAGATGTTGTTAAATCTCAATATGGTTACCATATTATAAAAGCAGATAAAGGTGAGCCAACTAAGAAAGAAAAAGCTAGCCTTAAAGAACAATATCGTCAAATGAAGATACAAAAAGAGCCTAAATTAATCATCAATGCATATAAAAAATTATTAGATGAGTATAAAGTAGATTACAAAGATAAAGAAATCAAAAAATCTATTGAAGACAACATCTTAAATGAAAAAGCATTACAACAACAACAAATGCAAGCTGCACAACAACAGTCAGCAAGCTAA
- a CDS encoding DUF3267 domain-containing protein yields the protein MFLCSKSINIHSRYGLQRIVLISALVSFFTFIVTYEIFNYIQTQPLKDDKFIVCLFVLCLIYPIHKLLHLIVLFKYRKSFKINKTTRAKRALPLYNIRVDEPVNKFVFSLALICPLIVITALSLFLIDIIPQYGHYILFIMSINIGISIIDLLYLKIILFTKKGTYIEERKNGIELLTKRSLDAEHL from the coding sequence ATGTTTTTGTGTTCTAAGTCCATTAATATTCACTCTCGCTACGGCTTGCAGAGAATTGTATTAATCAGTGCTTTAGTCTCATTTTTCACATTTATTGTCACTTACGAAATATTTAACTATATACAAACACAACCATTAAAGGACGATAAGTTTATAGTATGCTTATTCGTCCTTTGCTTAATTTATCCAATCCATAAATTATTGCACTTGATTGTACTATTTAAATATCGTAAGTCGTTCAAGATAAATAAAACAACTCGAGCTAAACGTGCCCTACCGTTATATAATATTCGTGTAGATGAACCAGTTAATAAATTCGTATTTTCATTAGCTTTAATTTGTCCTTTGATTGTAATTACTGCCCTATCATTATTTCTCATTGATATCATTCCACAATATGGGCATTATATTCTATTTATTATGTCTATAAACATTGGTATATCAATCATTGACCTACTCTATTTAAAAATTATTTTGTTCACTAAAAAAGGTACTTATATTGAAGAACGTAAAAATGGCATTGAATTGTTAACAAAACGTTCACTAGATGCCGAGCATTTATAG
- a CDS encoding HTH-type transcriptional regulator Hpr translates to MTNERDMIEKMLFTHKVSQLSKALWKTIEKDWQQWIKPFDLNINEHHILIIIRSLEEATISEVSNYGVMHVSTVFNFAKNLEKRGYLTMPKSQHDKRTTYLELTDKGLEVLRKTYLSYTNDTNRLYDIAADYEKVMYSMPEFTDVKYIVGQIYGSDFINHIEQNHEQLRKYLLDEYAEDDA, encoded by the coding sequence ATGACTAACGAACGGGACATGATTGAAAAAATGCTTTTCACGCATAAGGTTTCTCAATTATCAAAAGCTTTATGGAAGACAATCGAGAAAGATTGGCAACAATGGATTAAACCATTTGATTTAAACATTAACGAGCATCACATTCTTATTATAATCAGAAGTTTAGAAGAAGCGACGATTTCAGAAGTGAGTAATTATGGTGTTATGCATGTTTCAACCGTTTTTAACTTTGCGAAGAATTTAGAAAAGCGCGGTTATTTAACGATGCCAAAAAGCCAGCACGATAAACGTACAACATATCTAGAACTTACAGATAAAGGACTTGAAGTATTAAGAAAGACTTATTTAAGTTATACAAATGATACGAATAGACTATATGACATTGCAGCTGATTACGAAAAAGTAATGTACAGCATGCCTGAATTTACAGATGTGAAATATATCGTCGGCCAAATATATGGTAGTGACTTTATAAATCATATTGAACAAAACCATGAACAACTCAGAAAATACCTACTTGACGAATACGCTGAGGATGATGCATAA
- a CDS encoding YtxH domain-containing protein: MKFSRLAIGVGVGLVTGFTTAIMNTDRSGDTLKSELKSTADGSKIQLSEIKDNAMEIKSYVLKTKDESQIAIQSLSEEIKAMINEFKADINPNIEQIQKNIENINNRGNEIQKEIQNTKLPFLKK, encoded by the coding sequence ATGAAATTTTCAAGATTAGCAATCGGTGTTGGCGTAGGACTTGTCACAGGATTCACAACGGCAATCATGAATACAGACCGTTCAGGTGATACATTAAAGTCTGAATTAAAATCAACTGCTGATGGTTCTAAAATACAATTAAGTGAAATTAAAGATAATGCGATGGAAATTAAAAGTTACGTTCTAAAAACGAAAGATGAAAGTCAAATTGCCATCCAATCATTAAGCGAAGAAATAAAAGCAATGATTAATGAATTTAAAGCAGATATAAACCCTAATATCGAGCAAATTCAAAAAAATATAGAGAATATTAACAACCGTGGTAATGAAATTCAAAAAGAAATCCAAAACACGAAACTTCCATTTCTAAAAAAATAG
- a CDS encoding HIT family protein, producing MSETIFSKIIDGEIPSYKIYENDYVYAFLDISQVSKGHTLLIPKKASENIFETDPETMKHIAEALPIVANAIKKAFNPDGLNIIQNNGEYASQSVFHIHFHLIPRYKEDIDGFGYIWNTNEDQIDDEQKAKIAEAIQKNV from the coding sequence ATGTCAGAAACAATTTTTAGTAAAATAATTGACGGCGAAATTCCTTCATACAAAATCTACGAGAACGATTATGTTTATGCATTTTTAGATATTTCACAAGTTTCTAAAGGACATACTTTACTAATTCCAAAAAAAGCATCCGAGAATATTTTTGAAACGGATCCTGAAACGATGAAACATATTGCTGAAGCGTTACCTATCGTTGCGAATGCAATTAAGAAAGCATTTAATCCTGATGGACTTAACATCATACAGAACAATGGAGAATACGCATCTCAATCTGTTTTCCATATTCACTTCCACTTAATCCCAAGATATAAAGAAGACATTGACGGTTTTGGTTACATATGGAATACAAATGAAGATCAAATTGATGATGAACAAAAAGCTAAGATAGCTGAAGCGATACAGAAAAACGTTTAA
- a CDS encoding ABC transporter ATP-binding protein — MTITVNNLTGGYGKKAVIHDISFKCNPNEVVGLIGLNGAGKSTTIKHILGLLTPQQGEMTINQIDIKEDIESYRRHLTYIPESPVLYDELTLEEHIYMTAMAYGIDKETAKSKAMPLLKRLRLDNELKAFPIHFSKGMKQKVMIVCAFLVEPSQYIIDEPFLGLDPLGIQTMLDLIVERRNQGASILMSTHILATAERYCDRFIILHKGKLIAMGDLQELREQTGLTDATLDDIYIHLTQGESYE, encoded by the coding sequence GTGACAATTACAGTGAATAATTTAACAGGTGGATATGGGAAAAAAGCTGTTATCCATGACATTTCATTTAAATGTAATCCGAATGAAGTCGTGGGATTAATTGGATTAAATGGTGCAGGTAAAAGTACAACCATTAAACATATATTAGGATTATTAACACCACAACAAGGTGAAATGACGATTAATCAAATAGATATAAAAGAAGACATAGAGTCGTACAGACGACATTTAACTTATATACCAGAAAGCCCAGTACTATATGATGAATTAACTTTAGAAGAACATATATACATGACGGCGATGGCATATGGTATTGATAAAGAAACTGCAAAATCAAAGGCAATGCCATTACTGAAGAGATTAAGACTGGACAATGAATTAAAAGCATTTCCAATACATTTTTCTAAAGGTATGAAGCAAAAAGTCATGATTGTTTGTGCGTTCTTAGTAGAGCCTTCACAATACATCATCGACGAACCATTCTTAGGATTAGATCCATTAGGTATTCAGACGATGTTAGATTTAATAGTAGAAAGACGTAATCAAGGTGCTTCTATTTTAATGTCGACACATATTTTAGCGACGGCTGAAAGATATTGTGATCGATTTATAATCTTACATAAAGGTAAGTTAATTGCTATGGGAGATTTACAAGAATTAAGAGAACAAACAGGGTTAACCGATGCAACATTAGATGACATTTACATTCATTTAACGCAAGGTGAGTCTTATGAATGA
- the ecsB gene encoding ABC transporter permease EcsB: protein MNDAKQLFNLRQKEEIVERLKYNKFIFNGHFMIFITIMIGAFALGYSNWLKDIPQNINYALILSFVLAICTIFPMRTLLKEADKLYLLPFEKNMTVYIRKAITYSYLNRLYLPVIVLVIGLPLFYQILGSKFYLYIAIIVLSFIYPILGLMMKWFWLKYGLEVWGVNLLLFIIYASGYYTVLKVGILSGIFTIILLIALIILLENINRSTFYQWETLIGIEYNHKMNYYKLVNMFTDVKVLNERTVRRRYLDVFLKVPTAKKFNQNYMYKFLFVRSFLRGKDALFIVLRFLIIGLILIWWIDQAIISAILGALIMYLLILQLSQFYKQQAYGLWPQVWPVNEEQVIKGYHQFLLNMMIILGVILSVIYIVKFVTASYFVVLFFIVGWLTIDATIKKLKRHQSLLSD from the coding sequence ATGAATGATGCTAAACAACTATTTAATTTAAGACAGAAGGAAGAAATCGTAGAGAGACTGAAATATAATAAATTCATATTCAATGGTCATTTCATGATTTTCATTACAATTATGATCGGCGCATTTGCGTTAGGCTATAGTAATTGGTTAAAGGATATCCCACAAAACATTAATTATGCTTTGATCTTGTCATTCGTATTAGCGATATGTACGATATTCCCGATGCGAACATTATTAAAAGAAGCCGACAAACTGTATTTATTACCATTTGAGAAAAATATGACGGTTTATATCCGTAAAGCGATTACTTACAGTTATTTAAATAGATTATATCTACCAGTAATTGTTTTAGTTATTGGATTGCCACTATTTTATCAAATCTTAGGCAGTAAATTTTATTTATATATAGCTATCATTGTTTTGAGTTTTATATATCCAATTTTAGGATTAATGATGAAATGGTTCTGGCTAAAATATGGATTAGAAGTATGGGGCGTTAACTTATTACTTTTCATTATATATGCGAGCGGCTATTATACGGTTTTAAAAGTAGGCATATTATCAGGCATATTTACAATTATATTGTTAATCGCATTAATTATTTTATTAGAAAATATCAATCGAAGTACGTTCTATCAATGGGAGACATTGATTGGTATAGAATATAACCATAAGATGAATTACTATAAACTTGTAAACATGTTTACTGATGTTAAAGTGTTAAATGAAAGAACAGTGCGTCGAAGATATTTAGATGTATTTTTAAAAGTTCCAACTGCAAAAAAATTCAATCAAAACTATATGTATAAATTCTTATTTGTTAGAAGCTTTTTAAGAGGGAAGGATGCATTGTTTATTGTACTAAGGTTCTTAATCATTGGATTGATATTAATTTGGTGGATTGATCAAGCCATTATTTCTGCCATATTAGGTGCTTTAATTATGTATTTACTTATCCTTCAATTATCTCAATTCTATAAGCAGCAGGCTTATGGGTTGTGGCCACAAGTTTGGCCGGTGAACGAAGAACAAGTTATTAAAGGCTATCATCAATTTTTATTGAATATGATGATTATCTTGGGCGTAATACTTTCTGTTATATATATCGTTAAATTTGTAACAGCAAGTTACTTTGTTGTGTTATTCTTCATCGTTGGATGGTTAACGATAGATGCAACGATAAAAAAATTAAAACGACATCAGTCATTATTAAGTGACTAA
- the hemE gene encoding uroporphyrinogen decarboxylase, protein MSVPFNDTILKAAKGEATTHTPVWFMRQAGRSQPEYRKIKEKYSLFEITHQPELCAYVTKLPVDQYNTDAAILYKDIMTPLTGIGVDVEIKSGIGPVIHNPIKDIADVNRLGQINPEEDVKYVLDTIKLLTQEQLDVPLIGFTGAPFTLASYMIEGGPSKNYNKTKAFMYTQPEAWFKLMDTLAETSIRYTHAQIDAGCKMIQVFDSWVGALNAADYHYYIRPSMNKIFAAIKEKNVPVTTFGVGASHLIEEWNQLPVDVIGLDWRLQIKEAREKGITKTLQGNLDPALLLAPWEVIEERVTQILDQGLASHNYIFNLGHGVFPEVQPETLRKVTQFVHDYSAKHKSKLQ, encoded by the coding sequence ATGAGTGTACCATTTAACGATACAATTTTAAAAGCAGCAAAAGGTGAAGCAACAACACATACACCAGTTTGGTTTATGAGACAAGCAGGTCGTTCACAACCTGAATATAGAAAGATTAAAGAAAAGTATTCTCTATTTGAAATTACACATCAACCTGAATTGTGTGCGTATGTGACAAAGTTACCTGTTGATCAATACAATACTGATGCTGCAATTTTATATAAAGATATAATGACACCTTTAACGGGAATAGGTGTAGATGTTGAAATAAAATCTGGCATTGGCCCAGTCATTCATAATCCGATTAAAGATATCGCGGACGTGAATCGTTTAGGACAAATCAATCCAGAAGAAGATGTTAAATATGTTTTAGATACGATTAAATTACTAACTCAAGAACAATTAGATGTTCCTTTAATAGGATTTACTGGTGCACCTTTTACATTGGCGAGCTATATGATTGAGGGCGGCCCTTCAAAAAATTATAATAAGACTAAGGCATTTATGTATACACAACCAGAAGCTTGGTTCAAATTAATGGATACACTTGCAGAAACGTCAATACGATATACACATGCTCAAATTGATGCTGGATGTAAAATGATCCAAGTATTCGATTCATGGGTAGGTGCGTTAAACGCTGCAGACTATCATTATTATATTAGACCATCAATGAATAAAATATTTGCTGCTATTAAAGAAAAAAATGTTCCAGTAACAACATTCGGTGTTGGTGCGAGTCATTTAATTGAAGAGTGGAATCAATTACCTGTAGACGTAATTGGTTTAGATTGGCGTTTACAAATTAAAGAAGCACGTGAAAAAGGTATTACTAAAACTTTACAAGGTAATTTAGATCCAGCATTACTATTAGCACCTTGGGAAGTAATTGAAGAACGTGTCACTCAAATTTTAGATCAAGGTTTAGCAAGTCATAATTATATATTTAATCTTGGGCATGGCGTTTTCCCAGAAGTACAACCAGAAACATTAAGAAAAGTTACTCAGTTTGTACATGATTATTCTGCAAAACATAAATCTAAATTACAATAA
- the hemH gene encoding ferrochelatase — MSKTVGLLVMAYGTPYKESDIVPYYTHIRHGRKPSEEQIEDLTGRYKAIGGISPLAGTTEKQAESLCGALNEQYEDVEFKLYIGLKHIHPFIEDAVEQMHNDGIEEAVTIVLAPHYSNFSVGSYNKRAQEEAAKFNIKLSHVEQFYKEPEFLSYWTTMINDTLQMIPEESHDETVLVVSAHSLPEKIKKANDPYPDQLEETAKLLSEQSNAKHVAVGWQSEGQTGEPWLGPDVQDLTRNLFEEHGYKHFIYTPVGFVCEHLEVLYDNDYECKVVCDELGVNYHRPPMPNIDPKFIEAMVSAIKKIF, encoded by the coding sequence ATGAGTAAAACAGTTGGGCTATTAGTCATGGCTTACGGTACACCGTATAAAGAAAGTGATATTGTTCCGTATTATACGCATATTAGACATGGTAGAAAACCATCAGAAGAACAAATTGAAGATTTAACAGGACGTTACAAAGCAATTGGAGGTATTTCTCCATTAGCTGGGACAACTGAAAAACAAGCTGAAAGTCTTTGTGGTGCTTTAAATGAACAATATGAAGATGTAGAATTCAAATTATATATTGGTTTGAAACACATCCATCCATTTATTGAAGATGCAGTAGAGCAAATGCATAATGATGGCATTGAAGAAGCTGTTACAATCGTATTGGCACCACATTATTCTAATTTCTCAGTAGGTAGTTATAATAAACGTGCTCAAGAAGAAGCGGCTAAATTTAATATTAAACTTTCTCATGTTGAACAATTTTATAAAGAACCAGAATTCTTATCATATTGGACAACAATGATAAATGATACGCTACAAATGATTCCTGAAGAAAGTCATGATGAAACAGTACTTGTAGTTTCAGCGCATAGTTTGCCTGAAAAAATTAAAAAAGCAAATGACCCATATCCGGATCAACTTGAAGAAACAGCTAAATTATTAAGCGAACAATCAAATGCGAAACATGTTGCAGTAGGTTGGCAATCTGAAGGACAAACTGGCGAACCATGGTTAGGACCAGATGTTCAAGATTTAACAAGAAATCTATTCGAAGAACATGGCTATAAACATTTCATATACACACCAGTTGGATTTGTATGTGAACATTTAGAAGTGTTATATGATAACGATTATGAATGTAAAGTTGTTTGTGATGAGTTAGGTGTTAATTATCATAGACCACCAATGCCAAATATAGATCCTAAATTTATTGAAGCAATGGTATCAGCAATTAAGAAAATATTCTAA